A genome region from Geminocystis sp. NIES-3709 includes the following:
- a CDS encoding type II toxin-antitoxin system VapB family antitoxin, translating to MRTNIDLDDSLLEEAFRLTNVRTKKELVNLALKEFIRSRQKLNLLDLSGKIELREDYDYTQLRNNKNVPN from the coding sequence ATGAGAACTAATATTGATCTTGATGATAGTTTATTAGAAGAAGCCTTTCGTTTAACTAATGTCAGAACAAAAAAAGAATTAGTAAATTTAGCATTAAAAGAGTTTATTCGTAGTCGTCAAAAATTAAATTTATTAGATTTAAGTGGAAAAATTGAATTGAGAGAAGACTATGATTATACTCAACTAAGAAATAACAAAAATGTACCTAATTGA
- a CDS encoding Txe/YoeB family addiction module toxin, whose product MDKWQLVFTKQGVKDARKIASCGLGKQVNKLLDIIQQNPYESYPPYEKLTGDLKGYYSRKINIQHRLVYQVFEEKKTIKIIRMWTHYE is encoded by the coding sequence ATGGATAAATGGCAATTAGTTTTTACTAAACAAGGGGTAAAAGATGCTAGAAAAATAGCTTCTTGTGGTTTAGGAAAACAAGTGAATAAACTCTTAGATATTATTCAACAAAATCCCTATGAATCTTATCCCCCTTATGAAAAATTAACAGGAGATTTAAAAGGTTATTATTCCAGAAAAATTAATATTCAACATCGTTTAGTTTATCAGGTATTTGAAGAAAAAAAAACCATCAAAATTATTAGGATGTGGACACATTATGAATAA
- a CDS encoding ATP-binding protein has translation MNNNPHDIVPAHLAVQAMRDNGYKNAAYAIAELMDNAIQAGASQVELLCGQRMKQLTSRKSSHIEQIAVLDNGCGMDAIVLRLALQFGNGTHLEKDQHTGIGRFGMGLPSSSVSQCKRVDVWSWQNGIENTLYTYLDLDEIKTRQLNEVPQPIPKSVPHTWLKVGQGFGQSGTLVVWSKIDRCMWRTGKTIIDHSELLIGRMYRKFLDNDQVKIRMYAFDLDTYEQILERYALPNDPLYLMSKTSCPPPFDNKPMFKLWDGDNNKETTFLFNFEGKDHEVKVRFAYAKEEARKSENGQQPGALPHGKHAQKNLGISVVRAGRELELDQTLVNSYEPTERWWGVEVEFPPALDDLFGVTNNKQSARNFCEVLALDIESLLENGKTVAQLKEELKEDEDPKLPLLDIAEKINSTLSIIRASLKAQTKGDRNSYKRHENYKPQKTATFITRERQSNGYQGESDRDEQLPKEERKQAIQTTLIEDGITASQAELLAATTVDEGLKYIFAEIALDTPAFFSVKPKGGAIIVELNTKHPAYKNLVEVLEDNIEDADIDILRTRLGNSLKALKLLLMAWARYEDEQPEGIRKQNAQDARIDWGRLARRFLENEE, from the coding sequence ATGAATAATAATCCCCATGATATAGTTCCAGCACATTTAGCTGTTCAAGCCATGCGCGATAACGGGTACAAAAATGCCGCCTATGCCATCGCTGAGTTGATGGATAATGCCATTCAAGCAGGGGCATCGCAAGTGGAATTACTCTGTGGGCAAAGGATGAAACAATTAACATCCCGAAAAAGCTCTCATATCGAACAAATCGCCGTTTTAGATAATGGTTGTGGCATGGATGCGATCGTTTTACGCCTAGCCCTGCAATTCGGTAACGGCACTCACCTAGAAAAAGATCAACATACAGGCATCGGGCGTTTTGGTATGGGTTTACCCTCATCATCGGTTTCTCAGTGTAAGAGAGTTGATGTTTGGTCATGGCAAAATGGAATAGAAAATACCCTTTATACTTACCTTGATCTCGATGAAATTAAAACTCGTCAGTTAAACGAAGTACCCCAACCGATTCCGAAATCTGTACCTCATACATGGTTAAAAGTAGGGCAAGGTTTTGGACAAAGTGGCACATTGGTAGTGTGGTCAAAAATCGATCGCTGTATGTGGCGCACGGGTAAAACCATCATCGATCATTCCGAATTACTCATCGGCAGAATGTATCGCAAATTTTTGGATAATGATCAAGTCAAGATAAGGATGTATGCCTTTGATTTAGACACTTATGAGCAAATTTTAGAACGATATGCCTTACCTAATGATCCCCTTTATTTAATGAGTAAAACATCTTGTCCTCCTCCCTTTGATAATAAACCCATGTTTAAACTATGGGACGGAGACAACAATAAGGAAACAACCTTTCTTTTTAATTTTGAAGGAAAAGATCATGAAGTTAAAGTTCGTTTTGCTTATGCCAAAGAAGAAGCGAGAAAAAGTGAAAATGGTCAGCAACCGGGGGCATTACCTCACGGTAAACACGCTCAAAAAAATCTGGGAATTTCTGTAGTTCGTGCAGGGCGAGAATTAGAACTAGATCAAACTTTAGTTAATAGCTATGAACCTACTGAAAGATGGTGGGGAGTAGAAGTAGAGTTTCCTCCAGCCCTTGATGATCTTTTTGGGGTGACTAATAATAAACAATCTGCCCGTAATTTTTGCGAAGTTTTAGCCCTTGACATAGAATCTTTATTAGAAAATGGTAAAACCGTTGCTCAATTAAAAGAGGAATTAAAAGAAGATGAAGATCCCAAGTTACCATTATTAGATATAGCTGAAAAAATTAACTCAACATTGAGTATTATTAGAGCCTCTCTTAAAGCACAAACGAAAGGCGATCGCAATTCTTATAAGCGTCATGAGAATTATAAACCTCAAAAAACCGCAACTTTTATCACCAGAGAAAGACAAAGTAACGGTTATCAAGGAGAAAGCGATCGAGATGAACAACTACCCAAAGAGGAGAGAAAACAAGCCATTCAAACAACATTAATCGAAGACGGAATCACCGCTAGTCAAGCCGAATTACTCGCCGCTACCACCGTTGATGAGGGTTTAAAATACATCTTTGCGGAAATTGCCTTGGATACTCCTGCATTTTTCTCCGTCAAACCCAAAGGAGGGGCAATTATTGTCGAGCTTAACACCAAACATCCCGCCTATAAAAATCTAGTGGAAGTTTTAGAGGATAATATTGAGGATGCGGATATAGACATCTTACGCACTCGTTTAGGTAATTCTTTAAAGGCTCTTAAATTGCTCTTGATGGCATGGGCAAGATATGAAGATGAGCAACCCGAAGGAATACGCAAACAAAACGCCCAAGATGCCCGTATTGATTGGGGAAGACTTGCTAGAAGATTCTTGGAAAACGAAGAGTGA
- a CDS encoding type II toxin-antitoxin system HicA family toxin → MSEDRFMRGNEFIKKIQKLAKKRGISETVNSSRGKGSHVTLYFGERLTIVRNPKDELKTGTLKAMLSQLGITQNDLNDV, encoded by the coding sequence ATGTCCGAAGATAGATTTATGAGAGGAAACGAGTTCATCAAAAAAATTCAAAAATTAGCCAAAAAAAGAGGTATTTCTGAGACTGTGAACTCCTCAAGGGGTAAAGGGAGTCATGTAACCTTGTATTTTGGGGAGCGTTTAACTATTGTGCGTAATCCAAAAGATGAATTAAAAACAGGTACGCTCAAAGCGATGCTATCTCAATTAGGTATTACTCAAAATGATTTGAATGATGTATAA
- a CDS encoding tyrosine-type recombinase/integrase: MSVKHLVNNNNLIAFLKPNPLVSTGFDSIIDDWLARFISPLTRCSYRHAIFEFFSTLNSDGYSAELLAQFLCLEATQAYELVSKYHGTLIERGLAPGTINQRLTVVRSLVNYATEIGKCHYNLANLKMERVSSYRDTTGISTDSFKLMLSAVDRSTLRGKRDYAILLLLWGNALRRAEVTSCNVKDFDAHEKTLSILGKGKGKQAQKVTLGSNTVNCIQEWLNARGNSKPDEPLFYAVHIGYYGHRLNNDSVYKIVKKYAKLASIQKNLSPHRIRHSSITAALDATNGDVRAVQKLSRHSSINTLMIYDDNRRNEQGRVTSILEDLL, from the coding sequence ATGTCGGTTAAACACCTTGTAAATAATAATAATTTAATAGCTTTTTTAAAGCCTAATCCCCTTGTCAGTACTGGATTTGATTCGATTATTGATGACTGGTTAGCCCGTTTTATTTCCCCCCTCACTCGTTGTTCTTATCGTCACGCTATTTTTGAATTTTTTAGTACATTAAACAGTGATGGTTACAGTGCAGAACTTTTGGCTCAGTTTTTATGCCTAGAAGCCACTCAAGCCTATGAGTTAGTTAGTAAATATCATGGTACTTTGATCGAGAGAGGATTAGCTCCAGGTACGATTAATCAACGCTTAACGGTGGTTAGATCTTTAGTTAATTATGCTACGGAAATCGGTAAATGTCATTATAATTTAGCTAATTTGAAAATGGAACGAGTCAGTAGTTATCGAGATACCACTGGTATTAGTACTGATAGTTTCAAATTAATGTTAAGTGCAGTCGATCGTTCCACTTTGCGAGGAAAACGAGATTATGCTATTTTACTGTTACTCTGGGGAAATGCTTTAAGACGAGCGGAAGTAACTAGCTGTAATGTCAAAGATTTTGATGCCCATGAAAAAACTTTATCAATTCTGGGTAAAGGAAAAGGAAAACAAGCTCAAAAAGTAACTTTAGGAAGTAATACGGTTAACTGTATTCAGGAATGGTTAAATGCGCGAGGAAATAGTAAACCTGATGAACCTTTATTTTATGCAGTACATATTGGTTATTATGGTCATCGTCTCAATAATGACTCGGTATATAAAATAGTGAAAAAATATGCCAAATTAGCTAGTATCCAAAAAAATTTATCTCCCCATCGTATTCGTCACAGTTCGATTACGGCGGCACTAGATGCAACTAATGGTGATGTCAGAGCGGTGCAAAAGTTATCTCGTCATTCGAGTATTAATACTTTGATGATTTATGATGATAACCGTCGCAATGAACAAGGTAGAGTAACGAGTATTCTTGAGGATCTTTTATAA
- a CDS encoding type II toxin-antitoxin system HicB family antitoxin, with product MTNFIFPVQLTPDNEDGGYVVTFRDLPEAITQGDSISECLTEAVDCLEEAIAARINDNREIPQPSVLQEGEYLAELPLTMIFKTLVYQAFREKEINKTQLARQLNLDEKEIRRILNPRHGTKLSTIERVLSALGKKIEVRMM from the coding sequence ATGACTAATTTTATTTTTCCAGTACAACTAACACCAGACAATGAAGATGGGGGTTATGTTGTCACCTTTCGGGATTTGCCAGAGGCGATTACTCAGGGGGATTCTATTTCTGAATGTCTTACCGAAGCTGTTGATTGTTTAGAAGAAGCCATCGCCGCTCGAATTAATGATAATAGAGAAATACCACAACCATCCGTTCTTCAGGAAGGAGAATACTTAGCGGAACTTCCTTTAACGATGATATTTAAGACATTAGTTTATCAAGCCTTTCGGGAAAAAGAAATCAATAAAACTCAACTAGCACGTCAACTAAACTTAGATGAAAAAGAAATCAGAAGAATTCTTAATCCTCGTCATGGTACAAAATTATCAACGATCGAGCGAGTTTTGTCGGCTTTAGGAAAAAAAATAGAAGTCCGAATGATGTAA
- a CDS encoding phospholipase D family protein, whose product MNFGNQLKNLCEKAENEIILVAPFIKNSIFKELLKLTNPEIKITCVTRWRIEEILMGVSDIEIWEIIKSFPYASLWLRNNLHAKYYRVDKQCLIGSANLTANALNWSKKPNFELMISVNSDDDELKNFEHQLFNNCIKVDQVLFNLYQSAIVEQKELLSLKLDSNNMFGLNKNTDQNIIKNWLPTLRNPEDLYFAYTNEYDRLTNIACQNAIIDLSVFELPKSLSKTLFNLYIGIQLLEKPIIQEIDDFITIPRRFGEVCDYLNKIKGEEIDYINIKIQWQTLMRWFLYFLPSRYGLSVPNYSEIFYKYQ is encoded by the coding sequence ATGAATTTTGGTAATCAACTTAAAAATTTATGCGAAAAAGCGGAAAATGAAATTATTTTAGTCGCTCCTTTTATAAAAAATTCAATATTCAAAGAACTTTTAAAATTAACTAATCCTGAAATAAAAATAACCTGTGTAACTCGTTGGCGTATTGAAGAAATTTTAATGGGAGTTAGCGATATAGAAATTTGGGAAATTATTAAATCTTTTCCCTACGCTAGTTTATGGTTAAGAAATAATTTACACGCTAAATATTACCGAGTAGATAAACAATGTTTAATCGGTTCAGCAAATTTAACGGCAAATGCGCTAAATTGGTCAAAAAAACCTAATTTTGAATTAATGATTAGTGTTAATTCTGATGATGATGAGTTAAAAAATTTTGAGCATCAATTATTTAATAATTGTATCAAAGTAGATCAAGTATTATTTAATTTATATCAAAGTGCGATCGTCGAACAAAAAGAATTATTATCTTTAAAATTAGATAGTAATAATATGTTTGGTTTAAATAAAAATACCGATCAAAACATAATTAAAAATTGGCTACCGACTTTAAGAAATCCAGAAGATTTGTATTTTGCTTATACGAATGAATATGATAGATTAACTAATATTGCTTGTCAAAATGCCATTATAGACTTATCTGTTTTTGAGCTTCCAAAAAGTCTTAGTAAAACATTATTTAATCTTTATATTGGTATTCAATTATTAGAAAAACCTATAATTCAAGAAATAGATGATTTTATCACAATTCCTCGTAGATTTGGAGAAGTTTGTGATTATTTAAACAAAATTAAGGGGGAAGAAATTGATTATATTAATATAAAGATACAATGGCAAACTTTAATGCGTTGGTTTCTTTATTTTTTACCTTCACGTTATGGTTTATCTGTACCTAATTATTCAGAAATATTTTATAAGTATCAGTAA
- a CDS encoding DEAD/DEAH box helicase, with protein MKLETLLLNADEKILSNLLGMPIFNILKLLDKYGIDKEQLITALLTLKTKEELLRSKYHRDLILELLTSEQAKILATVWNAPPDKDVYKRLKKVTIKQNSEAEKYLFNLFEIPVYRQTNITVEKPSFLEIIPQYPLFKHQRNAANRVKKYLYNSPYRGLLHMPTGAGKTRTAMNIIADHLRNNELTLVVWLAYSEELCEQAVNEFEKAWGYFGDRTLTVYRFWGSHDLAIEDIKDGFVVAGLSKVYNALQKSIRFINQLGVRTSLVIIDEAHQAIAPTYKLVLDSLVIPYEKKALLGLTATPGRTWADIDKDAQLANFFAQQKVTLEIEGYDNPVDYLVEQEYLAKAIYRPLFYDSGLKLTQKDIKRINEELDIPPYILHRLEEDEQRNLRIILELETLTQRHKRIIVFAISVNHAQILTSVLRLRGWNAIALTGTTPKAEREAIINSFKDSSPEPKVLCNYGVLTTGFDAPKTSAAVIARPTKSLVLYSQMVGRAIRGLKAGGNATAEIITVVDSEMPGFGSVSDAFNNWEDVWRKNHE; from the coding sequence TTGAAATTAGAAACTTTATTACTCAATGCAGATGAAAAAATACTTAGTAATTTACTAGGTATGCCCATCTTTAATATCTTAAAACTGTTAGATAAATATGGGATAGATAAGGAGCAATTAATAACGGCTTTATTAACTTTAAAGACAAAAGAAGAATTATTAAGATCAAAATATCATCGTGATTTAATCTTAGAATTACTGACTTCTGAACAAGCTAAAATTTTAGCCACTGTTTGGAATGCACCCCCTGATAAAGATGTATATAAAAGACTGAAAAAAGTTACCATTAAACAGAATTCAGAAGCAGAAAAATATTTATTTAACTTGTTTGAAATTCCTGTTTATCGTCAAACAAATATCACTGTAGAAAAACCCTCTTTTCTTGAAATTATTCCTCAATATCCTTTATTTAAACACCAAAGAAACGCCGCTAATCGGGTTAAAAAATATTTATATAATTCTCCCTATCGTGGGCTTTTACATATGCCGACAGGGGCTGGAAAAACCCGTACAGCGATGAATATTATCGCTGATCATCTACGGAATAATGAACTGACTTTGGTGGTTTGGTTGGCTTATAGTGAAGAATTATGCGAACAGGCTGTAAATGAGTTTGAGAAGGCTTGGGGCTATTTTGGCGATCGCACCTTAACTGTTTATCGCTTCTGGGGTAGCCATGATTTAGCCATAGAAGATATAAAAGATGGTTTTGTGGTGGCAGGATTGAGCAAAGTTTATAACGCCCTACAAAAAAGTATCCGTTTTATTAATCAATTAGGAGTGCGTACATCCCTAGTAATTATCGATGAAGCCCATCAGGCGATCGCCCCTACCTACAAATTAGTATTAGATAGCCTCGTCATTCCCTACGAAAAAAAAGCCTTACTAGGGTTAACAGCCACCCCCGGACGCACATGGGCAGACATAGATAAAGACGCTCAACTAGCTAATTTTTTCGCTCAACAAAAAGTAACCCTTGAAATAGAAGGCTATGATAACCCCGTTGATTATCTCGTAGAACAAGAATACTTAGCTAAAGCCATTTATCGCCCTCTCTTTTATGATAGTGGCTTAAAATTGACCCAAAAAGACATCAAACGCATTAACGAAGAATTAGACATCCCCCCCTATATTCTCCATCGATTAGAAGAAGACGAGCAACGCAACCTCCGCATTATTCTCGAATTAGAAACCTTAACCCAAAGACACAAGCGTATTATTGTTTTTGCTATTTCCGTTAACCATGCTCAAATTCTCACCTCTGTTTTACGACTAAGAGGATGGAATGCGATCGCCCTTACAGGTACAACCCCCAAAGCAGAAAGAGAGGCAATTATCAACAGCTTCAAAGATAGTAGCCCCGAACCAAAAGTCTTATGTAACTATGGCGTATTAACCACTGGATTCGATGCACCAAAAACCAGTGCCGCCGTCATTGCCCGTCCCACCAAATCCCTTGTACTATATAGCCAAATGGTCGGACGAGCCATTAGAGGACTCAAAGCAGGAGGCAACGCTACCGCCGAAATTATCACAGTAGTCGATAGTGAAATGCCCGGTTTTGGGTCTGTTTCAGATGCTTTTAACAATTGGGAAGACGTTTGGAGGAAAAACCATGAATAA
- a CDS encoding PIN domain nuclease → MYLIDTSVWINIFRDKTGIKRKQLENIIRDNPFFLSHFTQMELLQGAKNEKEWQLLETYLYDQDYLMENDLIFVNSARIFYDLRRKGLTVRSSIDCCIAQLALTYDLILLHNDKDFEIIKKVRNLQTITFS, encoded by the coding sequence ATGTACCTAATTGATACTTCTGTTTGGATTAATATTTTTCGAGATAAAACAGGAATTAAAAGAAAACAATTAGAAAATATTATTCGAGATAATCCCTTCTTTTTAAGTCATTTTACACAAATGGAATTATTACAAGGTGCAAAAAATGAAAAAGAATGGCAACTATTAGAAACTTATTTATATGATCAAGATTATCTAATGGAAAATGATCTTATTTTTGTTAATTCCGCTCGTATTTTTTATGATTTAAGGCGTAAGGGTTTAACTGTTAGAAGTAGCATTGATTGTTGTATTGCTCAATTAGCTCTTACTTATGATTTAATTTTACTTCATAATGACAAAGATTTTGAGATTATTAAAAAAGTGAGAAATTTACAAACTATTACTTTTTCTTGA
- a CDS encoding DNA sulfur modification protein DndB, giving the protein MSFSFGVQKDPIYGTYGEFAIGSDGNRVRAQFLLTKMKPGSEGSWENSLASQMVPWREIFNIEELTFDELLQRDLDDSRVAHDLIPYLLGESGAFARFFPPILAVLVPNKPERSGILSYYPIPENQNDTSISFGNLFDFEKAVIQGEVSPLGLIKYNRQKTAFIIVDGQHRAMALLALHRQINDSWAGNRYATYYNHLSLTENQVKNIELPICIVFFPDLHEGNQEYKDRGIDLKSVCREIFLVVNKTAKRVSQSRELLLDDEDFAARMMRETLSKLKGRGEDTASLARIYSFAFGDSISEAQNRKSEVVAGQLEYSTAVALYKMHAAVAFANPDAFKLEQLQDIITDGRRVVNTERPTAILIGTSLQKWSSLSRRSGKYHPPDEVQQAVKYLAEITDEVILSLFDKFHPFAVHNSEMRALRTRLQDPALRGDPIQAKCYSLLFEGSGVRTVFEDHIKRLKDRKDSLEDEGKSIGDYIINQLNDAQATSTQVNRYEEDIKKRRAAKLFNIDYSRFFTSEDNIEDQKELLNRSKWIYDTISTQAFQLGYLMAVHSVVEIFMQPDSKYEDRLNIVKFINNLYLNALNQYFSSDSNTEHRTLTGFVKESRTKVFDPNELGLRGLLAQSVKELNETQWIFFRYAILEIVHSKYSSEALLTFLNNPDNSSLSQKYRELLPELVNSLLNLRDGYIKKAVDSALNSKEFNQEILLLKAGLKGEGKSDEEINEQEQQKRNQTETSIRDKCRENISASLGKFTEADKIIDRISKQSSLENVNSESVE; this is encoded by the coding sequence ATGTCATTTAGTTTTGGTGTTCAAAAAGATCCAATTTACGGAACTTATGGGGAATTTGCAATAGGTTCTGACGGTAATCGTGTTCGCGCTCAATTTTTACTCACAAAAATGAAGCCTGGTTCAGAAGGAAGTTGGGAAAATTCTCTTGCTTCTCAAATGGTTCCTTGGCGAGAGATATTTAACATCGAAGAATTAACCTTTGATGAACTCCTACAAAGAGATTTAGACGATTCTCGTGTAGCACATGATCTAATTCCCTACCTATTAGGAGAAAGTGGTGCGTTTGCCAGATTTTTTCCCCCCATTCTCGCAGTTTTAGTTCCCAATAAACCAGAAAGATCGGGAATATTATCTTACTATCCCATTCCTGAAAATCAAAATGATACTTCAATCAGCTTTGGCAATTTATTTGACTTTGAAAAAGCAGTGATTCAAGGCGAAGTTAGTCCTCTTGGTTTAATCAAATATAATCGCCAAAAAACAGCATTTATTATAGTTGATGGACAACATCGAGCAATGGCTCTTTTAGCATTACATCGCCAAATTAATGATAGTTGGGCAGGTAATCGTTATGCTACTTATTACAATCATCTTTCTTTAACAGAAAATCAAGTCAAGAATATTGAATTACCGATTTGTATTGTCTTTTTTCCTGACCTCCATGAAGGTAATCAAGAATATAAAGATCGAGGAATTGACCTTAAAAGTGTTTGTCGGGAAATATTTTTAGTAGTTAATAAAACCGCTAAACGAGTTAGTCAATCCAGAGAATTACTATTAGATGATGAAGATTTTGCAGCAAGAATGATGCGAGAAACTTTATCCAAACTCAAAGGTCGTGGAGAAGATACTGCCTCCCTAGCTCGTATTTATTCCTTTGCTTTTGGTGACTCCATTTCTGAAGCACAAAATCGTAAATCAGAAGTAGTTGCAGGTCAACTTGAATATAGTACGGCAGTAGCTTTATATAAAATGCACGCTGCTGTTGCTTTTGCTAATCCTGATGCTTTTAAGCTAGAACAGTTACAAGATATTATTACTGATGGGAGAAGAGTTGTAAATACAGAACGTCCAACTGCAATTTTAATCGGAACTTCTTTACAAAAATGGTCATCTCTTTCTCGCCGTTCTGGAAAATATCATCCCCCTGATGAAGTTCAACAAGCTGTTAAATATTTAGCAGAAATAACTGATGAAGTAATACTATCTCTCTTTGATAAGTTTCATCCTTTCGCTGTTCATAATAGTGAAATGAGAGCCTTACGCACTCGTTTACAAGATCCGGCTTTAAGAGGTGATCCTATTCAAGCAAAATGCTACAGTTTACTTTTTGAAGGAAGTGGAGTAAGAACTGTCTTTGAAGATCATATTAAGCGATTAAAAGACAGAAAAGATAGTTTAGAAGACGAAGGAAAAAGTATAGGGGATTATATTATTAATCAATTAAATGATGCTCAAGCAACCTCTACTCAAGTTAATCGTTATGAAGAAGACATCAAAAAAAGAAGAGCTGCTAAACTCTTTAATATTGACTATAGTAGATTTTTCACGTCAGAAGATAATATAGAGGATCAAAAAGAGTTACTAAATCGTTCAAAATGGATTTATGATACTATCTCTACCCAAGCCTTTCAACTTGGCTATTTAATGGCTGTTCATTCCGTTGTTGAAATCTTTATGCAGCCTGATAGTAAGTATGAAGATAGATTAAACATTGTGAAATTTATTAACAATTTATATCTTAATGCTCTTAATCAGTATTTTTCCAGTGATTCTAATACTGAGCATCGAACCTTAACAGGTTTTGTTAAAGAATCTAGGACAAAGGTATTTGATCCTAATGAATTAGGTTTAAGAGGACTTTTAGCCCAAAGTGTTAAGGAACTTAATGAAACTCAATGGATTTTCTTCCGGTACGCCATTTTAGAAATAGTTCACAGCAAATATAGTTCTGAAGCACTTTTAACATTTTTAAATAATCCAGATAACTCATCTTTATCCCAAAAATACAGAGAATTATTACCAGAATTGGTAAATAGTTTGCTGAATTTACGAGATGGTTATATTAAAAAAGCTGTTGATTCAGCACTAAATTCTAAGGAATTTAATCAAGAAATTTTATTACTCAAAGCTGGACTCAAGGGTGAAGGTAAATCAGACGAGGAAATCAATGAACAAGAACAGCAGAAAAGAAATCAAACAGAAACATCAATTAGAGATAAGTGCCGAGAAAATATTTCAGCAAGTTTAGGCAAGTTTACTGAAGCTGATAAAATTATCGACCGTATTTCTAAACAATCATCTCTAGAAAATGTCAATTCTGAATCTGTAGAATAA
- a CDS encoding cysteine desulfurase family protein — protein MSNHIYLDYHATTPVDRRVADKVYDYMMSNFGNSSSIDHIFGDLAQEAIKKAQQQIADLINSSPQEIIFTSGATESINLVIQGLIELNVNHRKYKFNSQNIQSYPSEYSEVRENLSFTSHNIFLTSSQNQNPLIDIIPSESQNQENQISIPRIIILPVEHKAVIDTCQAMEKKGLAEIIWLKVDQKARIDLNHLEKLCSESASLLCVMAANNEVGNIYPIEEIGKIAQKYHIPFLCDGSQAVGKIPVNFEDWGITFLSISGHKLYAPKGIGALVIKKGYHLQPLIYGGGHQNGIRSGTLNVSGIVGLGEACYLRQLEMKEDEREIALKRNHLQSLLQSKIPQLVINGDTENRLAGNLHISIPNVLNSAVIARIRHKLAISTGSACSSATVSPSHVLTAMNLSDDLIEGALRIGVGKFTTDMEIEKSAEIITNTVEKIFQLTNISD, from the coding sequence ATGTCTAATCATATCTATCTTGATTATCACGCTACTACCCCCGTCGATCGCCGTGTTGCCGATAAGGTTTATGATTATATGATGAGTAATTTTGGCAACAGTAGCAGTATAGATCATATTTTTGGAGATCTCGCTCAAGAAGCAATAAAAAAAGCTCAACAACAAATTGCGGATTTAATCAACTCCTCACCCCAAGAAATTATTTTTACCTCTGGTGCAACAGAAAGCATTAACTTAGTTATTCAAGGCTTAATTGAATTAAATGTTAATCATAGAAAATATAAATTTAATTCTCAAAATATTCAGTCATACCCTTCTGAATATTCTGAAGTTAGGGAAAATCTCAGTTTTACTTCCCACAATATTTTTTTAACTTCTTCTCAAAATCAAAACCCATTAATTGACATAATCCCTTCAGAAAGTCAAAACCAAGAAAATCAAATTTCAATACCCCGTATTATTATTTTACCCGTTGAGCATAAAGCAGTAATCGATACTTGTCAGGCAATGGAAAAAAAAGGATTAGCAGAAATTATCTGGTTAAAAGTTGATCAAAAAGCCAGAATCGATTTAAACCATCTGGAAAAACTATGTAGCGAAAGTGCGTCTTTACTGTGTGTGATGGCTGCGAATAATGAAGTAGGCAATATATACCCCATTGAAGAAATCGGTAAAATAGCTCAAAAATATCATATACCCTTTCTTTGCGATGGTTCTCAAGCAGTGGGCAAAATTCCCGTTAATTTTGAGGATTGGGGTATCACTTTTTTAAGTATCTCTGGTCATAAATTATACGCCCCAAAGGGTATCGGTGCATTAGTCATCAAAAAAGGTTATCATTTACAACCCCTCATTTATGGCGGGGGACATCAAAACGGCATTAGATCAGGTACATTAAATGTATCAGGGATAGTCGGCTTGGGAGAGGCTTGTTATTTACGACAGTTAGAAATGAAAGAAGATGAAAGGGAGATCGCCCTTAAACGAAATCATCTACAATCATTATTACAAAGCAAAATCCCTCAATTAGTCATCAACGGAGACACAGAAAATCGCCTAGCTGGAAATCTGCATATATCTATTCCTAATGTACTAAATAGTGCTGTTATTGCTCGAATTAGACATAAATTAGCTATTTCTACGGGTTCAGCTTGTAGTAGTGCCACTGTTTCTCCTTCTCACGTTTTAACAGCGATGAATTTATCTGATGATTTAATCGAAGGTGCGTTGAGAATCGGAGTAGGAAAATTCACTACCGATATGGAAATAGAAAAAAGCGCAGAGATTATAACTAATACCGTGGAGAAAATTTTCCAGTTAACAAACATTTCTGATTAA